Proteins co-encoded in one Natrarchaeobius halalkaliphilus genomic window:
- a CDS encoding S26 family signal peptidase yields MSGPHSDDSRSSGSDSDESDPDDTVAGESGSERPGSSRTDDERTGSGTVDTDSARAATDESDEPDVTIEDDGLLRWFVRTDDGTVVLVRDVLSSVALVAVIGLLLFGISGIWPPLVAVESGSMEPNMQRGDLIFVVADDRFVGDGATEGTGVVTLENGQNAGHEKFGQSGDVIIFKPDGSDYHTPIIHRAHFWVEDGENWVETKADEDIIGGSTCEEVPTCPAERDGFVTKGDDNSGYDQYGGARTDVVQPDWITGKAMVRVPWLGHVRLVFDSLLGGLVAPIPTAPGIGSPTGAIGTGLEAGGVGLAGATGNVGTAGTIGFIGGSIGVGGIGVAAGRRL; encoded by the coding sequence ATGAGCGGTCCCCACTCTGACGACTCTCGCTCCAGCGGTTCGGATTCCGACGAGTCCGATCCAGACGACACCGTCGCCGGAGAGTCCGGATCCGAAAGACCCGGAAGTTCGAGAACTGACGACGAACGAACGGGTTCAGGGACCGTCGACACCGACTCGGCCAGAGCCGCGACGGACGAAAGCGACGAACCCGACGTCACCATCGAGGACGACGGGCTCCTTCGATGGTTCGTTCGGACGGACGACGGAACGGTCGTTCTCGTCCGAGACGTACTGAGCAGCGTTGCACTGGTCGCGGTCATCGGCCTGTTGCTCTTTGGAATCAGCGGGATCTGGCCGCCGCTTGTCGCCGTCGAAAGCGGAAGTATGGAGCCGAACATGCAGCGCGGCGACCTGATTTTCGTCGTCGCGGACGATCGGTTCGTCGGTGACGGGGCGACCGAAGGAACCGGCGTCGTCACGCTCGAGAACGGCCAGAACGCCGGTCACGAGAAGTTCGGCCAGTCTGGAGACGTGATTATCTTCAAACCGGACGGGAGCGACTATCACACGCCGATAATACATCGCGCGCATTTCTGGGTCGAGGACGGTGAGAACTGGGTGGAGACGAAAGCCGACGAGGACATCATCGGCGGTTCGACCTGTGAGGAGGTTCCGACCTGTCCCGCCGAACGCGACGGCTTCGTCACGAAAGGCGACGACAACAGCGGCTACGACCAGTACGGTGGAGCCAGAACTGACGTCGTCCAGCCCGACTGGATCACCGGGAAAGCGATGGTTCGAGTTCCGTGGCTCGGCCACGTCCGCCTGGTGTTCGACTCGCTCCTCGGCGGACTGGTCGCTCCGATTCCAACGGCTCCGGGAATCGGTTCACCCACAGGTGCGATCGGTACCGGTCTCGAGGCCGGGGGCGTCGGGCTCGCTGGGGCGACAGGGAACGTCGGTACGGCCGGAACGATCGGATTCATCGGCGGAAGCATCGGCGTCGGCGGAATCGGGGTCGCTGCCGGGCGTCGATTGTAA